A stretch of Patescibacteria group bacterium DNA encodes these proteins:
- a CDS encoding NUDIX hydrolase codes for MNPIPPPIPQTPRPAAKPRRVYSHPAASHDRGSYKRTSNRRPIRWEVSAGGVVARQEHDQWLVALLKTEHKRGPVWILPKGHVEPAAGETVSDAAIREVQEEAGITSLSIKDQLGVTRYSFQAEEALVKKTVHYFLMTTDQKKLTPQAEENLIDAAWHPIDEAINCLEYDSDKNIMAKAREKLTGQRAQLIRRTPYKREHRATPHHRPATTGNPSHPSQPQPSAGHRPKRIHT; via the coding sequence ATGAATCCAATTCCACCACCAATCCCGCAGACACCTCGACCGGCGGCTAAACCGCGCCGTGTTTATTCTCATCCCGCCGCCAGCCATGATCGCGGCAGCTATAAACGCACGTCCAATCGCCGTCCTATCCGCTGGGAAGTATCTGCCGGCGGAGTTGTTGCCCGCCAGGAACATGACCAATGGTTAGTGGCCTTATTAAAAACCGAACATAAGCGCGGCCCCGTCTGGATTTTGCCTAAAGGGCACGTTGAACCAGCCGCCGGTGAAACTGTGTCTGACGCGGCAATAAGAGAGGTGCAAGAAGAAGCCGGTATTACTTCGCTATCAATTAAAGACCAATTAGGCGTCACCCGTTATTCTTTTCAAGCCGAAGAAGCCCTGGTAAAAAAGACTGTCCACTATTTCCTTATGACCACTGACCAAAAAAAACTTACCCCGCAAGCCGAAGAGAACCTTATTGATGCCGCCTGGCACCCGATCGACGAAGCTATCAATTGCTTGGAATACGATTCCGATAAAAATATTATGGCCAAAGCCCGGGAAAAGTTAACCGGCCAACGCGCTCAACTCATTCGCCGAACTCCCTATAAGAGAGAGCATCGAGCCACACCACACCATCGTCCGGCGACTACTGGCAATCCAAGCCATCCCAGTCAGCCTCAGCCATCTGCCGGCCATCGGCCTAAAAGGATACATACCTAG